TCCCTGGTCGCTTACTGCGGCGGTGCGCTTCGCTGGACGGGCGAAGGCGGCCTGTTGAGGGGATCGCTGACTGGCGTCGGCCTGGAGCGGCGCAGGCCGGGGGTGAGCGTCGCGGTCACGATGAGGGACGCGACGGCGAGGATGCCCATGGCATAGGCGGTGCCGGTCACGCCGGCGTTGAAGACGTCGCTGAGCAGGCCACCGAGCCCTGCACCGACGCCCTGCATGACCATCATTCCGGTACCCCGCAGTCCGAGCACGTGCCCGCGTTGGTCCGGTGTGGTGTGCGCGAGCAGCCGTTCCTGAAGCGGCAGGCTGGCGCCGTATCCGATGGAGGCGAGGAACGCTGCAGCGATCGCGATGCCGAGTCCTGGCACCAGCCAGAACACCAGAAACGGCGCGGCGAGCAGCAGGCGCAGCGGCTCGATCAGCCTGTCGCGGCGCTGCTCGCTAAGGAACCGGCCGACAACGACGTCGCCCACCAGCATGCCCGCCGCCGCAGAGGCGAACAGGAAACCGGCGCGTTGCCCGGCGTAGGGCACGAACAGCGCCTCGCAGCCGACGATCAGTCCGTTGGGCACCCAGAGGCAGAGGTAGATCGGACGAAGCAGCCGCGACCCGAGTAGCTGCCGGTTCACCGTGCGGGTGCGCTTCACGACCGGGCCGGTTGCCCGGGCCGGTCGTTCGCGCAGACCGAGGCGCACCAACACCAGGGAGATCGCGCCGGTGCTGGCCGCGGCCAGGAACAGCTCGCTGGTCGAGAACACCAGCAGCAACAGCCCGGCGGTTCCATAGCCAACGATCTGCATGACGCCAACCGCAATGTTGAGGGTCGAGCGTCCGAGCACGAACCCCTCGGGGGGAAGGATCTCCGACATCACCGCGATCCCGCTGCCCGCTGTGGCTGACATTGCCAGGAAGGGCAGGGCGACCAGCACGAACCGCACCGCCAGCGGCAGGTCAGGCAACGCCTGTACGGCGTTCACCGCGGTCAGCAACGCCCCGATGAGGAGGATGGCGAACC
The DNA window shown above is from Nocardioides mesophilus and carries:
- a CDS encoding MFS transporter — protein: MRTYTELFAFSEFRVLFISTCLNVGASSMASLALGTITFTTTDSAALTALAMFGGPLVTLLGSTLLLSASDLLRPRFAILLIGALLTAVNAVQALPDLPLAVRFVLVALPFLAMSATAGSGIAVMSEILPPEGFVLGRSTLNIAVGVMQIVGYGTAGLLLLVFSTSELFLAAASTGAISLVLVRLGLRERPARATGPVVKRTRTVNRQLLGSRLLRPIYLCLWVPNGLIVGCEALFVPYAGQRAGFLFASAAAGMLVGDVVVGRFLSEQRRDRLIEPLRLLLAAPFLVFWLVPGLGIAIAAAFLASIGYGASLPLQERLLAHTTPDQRGHVLGLRGTGMMVMQGVGAGLGGLLSDVFNAGVTGTAYAMGILAVASLIVTATLTPGLRRSRPTPVSDPLNRPPSPVQRSAPPQ